The Acinonyx jubatus isolate Ajub_Pintada_27869175 chromosome B3, VMU_Ajub_asm_v1.0, whole genome shotgun sequence genomic interval gttcccctctctctttgcccctcccctgctcatgctctatctctcaaaaaataaataattaaaaaaaatgttttaaatacaaaattttaaagaggaagaacaCAAGGCAACTCCAATAACTTTTCCTTACTATGGAGTTATAGAGTTAATACAGTTTTCACAGTATGATAGAAAAGATACTGCATGTGGCATATCCGTAGCAGTCATTGCTGTCTGGGTAATCTTTCATTATAATGATAATACCAAGAAAGAAGCAACAGTACGGTACAACCTAAAAATCTAAGATGACAGTGACAGTGTCCCATGATGAAGTTCTTGGGACAAGTTACACTCACAGTCCCAGTGATTGCATAGCATGAGTAGTATACCTCCCCAGATTAAATGttagactgtatttttttttttttatcagttgaGGCTAACATTCTAGAGTGAGACCATCTTGGAGGAAGTTGGAGTGGTGGTACATGACACTGGGGCAACAAAATGTGTTTACAGTTCATAATGTTGAGTGATCTCCAAAGTAACTACATTTGCATTTCCTGCCCTCCCTTTAGACTGCGTGCCCCCAAAATACCTGATACAGAGCATGTATGATGGGAGTCTTGTTCTGTTTTCACATGGTCTTATTGTCAGATGTCTAAAGCTTCATGTGCTCCCATATTTTGATGTCAAcacaattttacaaataaaatggtAAGAAGAATAAATGGTACCAGACCAACATCAAGTGATTTTATAAAGCTGTACAAAAATGTGTGTGAAGACTCTTAAGTTCTGTATGAGGGGCAGAAAAGATGAaggtgaattttaaaagtattaccttgaggggcacctgggtgtctcagtcagttaagtatcctacTCTTTTATAAAAgagtatataaaaatttatatataaaatatattgttttatatatatatttatatttatatatatataaattatatataaaagttattgtcaaattggtttcatacaacacccagtgctcatcccaacaggtgccctcctcaatgtccatcgccgactttcccctgtcccccacaccccatcaaccctcagtttgttctcagtatttaagagtctcttatggtttgccttcttccctctctgtaactttttttcccccttcccctccccactggtcttctgttaagtttctcaggatccacatatgagtgaaaacatatggtatctgtctttctctgcctgacttatttcgtttagcataatactctccagttccatccacgttgctacaaagggccatatttcattctttctcattgccacgtagtaatccattgtgtctataaaccacaatttctttatccattcatcagttgatggacagttaggctctttccataatttggcgatggttgagagtgctgctataaacattggggtacaagtgcccctatgcatcagcactcctgtatcccttgggtaaattcctagcagtgttattgctgggtcatagggtagatctatttttaattttttgaggaatctccacactgttttccagagcggctgcaccaatttgcattcccaccaacagtgcaagagggctcccatttctccacatcctcttcagcatatatagtctcctgatttgttcattttagtcactctgactggcatgatgtggtatctgagtgtggttttgatttgtatttccctgatgaggagtgacgttgagcatcttttcatgtgcctgctggccatctggatttcttctttagagaagtgtctattcatgtgttctgcccatttcttcactgggttatttgtttttcaggtgtggagtttggtgagttttttatagactttggataccaCCCCTTTGTtcgaaatgtcatttgcaaatatcttttcccattcggtcagttgccttttagtttagtttgtttcctttgcagtgcagaagctttttatcttcatgaggtcccaatagttcattttttgcttttaattcccttgcctttggagctgtgtcaagtaagaaattgctgcagctgaggtcagagagtttttttcctgctttctcctctagggttttgatggtttcctgtctcacatttaggtattttatccattttgagtttatttttgtgaatggtataagtggtctagtttcattcttctgcatgttgctgtctgttaaagcaccatttgttaaagggactatcttttttccattggatattctttcctgctttgtcaaagattagttggccatacgtttgtgggtccatttctgggttctctattctattccattggtctctgtgtctgtttttgtgccaataccatgccgtcttgatgatgacagctttgtagtagaggctaaagtctgggattgtgatacctccctCTTTggtggtcttcttcaatattactttggctatttggggccttttgtgggtccatacaaattttaggattgcttgttctatcttcaagaagaatgctggtgcagttttgactagaattgcattgaatgtgtagattgctaaGAGTATCCtgctcttaatcttggctcaggtcatgatctcatggttcctgagtttgagccctgtgtcaggcttggcactggcagtgtagagctgcttgagactctctgtctctctctctctctctctgcccctcccctgctcactcactctctctctctctcaaaataactaaatattaaaaaagagtaTTACCTTGaatttttgtgaaattattttttaatgctaaatgGATTTTTTTGATGGATTGCACAaacttttttatgttaaatatgtgAAAACAGGAATACAATTAGGATTGtttttactcctgaaactaaaTTAGAGATTACTTGGAATATTTTAGACCATAAAAGAAACagcatttttggggcacctgggtggctcagtcagttaagcatccaactcttgatttcagctcaggtcatgatctcactgttcgtaatttcaagcttcacatcaggccccatgctgacagtgcggagcctgcctgagattttctgcctccttctctctctctgcctttctcttctctctccctctctctctctctctctctttctctcagtaataagtaaacatttttaaaaagaaacaacattgtTTTGTTTATCCAATATGGATATCCACTGAAATTTTcatgaaattaatttcataaaatttaaattacataataatTTGTGAAACATCCTGTCACTGATTTTAGGTAGCATATATAAGCAATTTATTAGATTAGCAACTGCATAATCATGTGAGATTTCTTTACTATAACTATATAACAAAGAACATACATTTATCATTTCAAACAAATAAGGTAACTTTTAAAACAACGgtaacaagaagagaaaaataagtcaatgtTTTCTCAAGTTTCTTGTCTGCTCAATTCAGCAAATCAGTCTTGTGAGAGACAGGTGGGAAAGCAGCCTGTAACTCACATACCGGGTCTTCAGCTTGTGCATTGCTGACTTCACCTCTTTGTTTCTCAGTGTGTAGATAATGGGGTTCAATATAGGTGTGAAGACCGTAGAGAACACAGAAAGGACTTTATCCACTGGGAAGTTGCTGAAAGGCCAGGCATAGATGAAGATACAGGGCCCAAAAAAGAGGGTCACTACAGTGATGTGCGCAGTCAGAATACTGCGGGCCTTGGCCCTGCCCACTGAGGAATGATGTTGTACAGTGATTAGGATGACTGTGTAAGAGATCAGCAAGAGTAAGAATGAAGTCACCCCCATGAGACCACTGTCCAAAAGCATCAACAGTTCAGGGACATAAGTATCTGTGCAAGCAAGTTTAATGACCAAGGTAAGGTCACAGTAATAACTGTCCACTATGTTTGGGCCACAGAAAGGCAAGTTTATAGTGAAAGCTAACTGGCTCAGGGAGTGCATGATCCCAATGACCCAAGAGCCTACCACCAGGCCTGTACACTTGTACAAGTTCATGATGGTTGTATAATGGAGAGGTTTGCATATGGCTACATACCTGTCATAAGCCATGGCTACAAGAAGCACCATCTCACCACCAGCAAAGACATGGAGCAAGAATATCTGGGCCATGCAGCCCTCAAAGGAGATAGTCTTAGATTCATAAATGAAGTCATGAATCATCTTGGGGGTTGCATAAGTGGCTAGAAATACATCAAGAACAGAAAGGTTACCAAGCATGATGTACATGGGTGTGTGCAGGGCAGGTTCAGAAATCACGGTGAGGACAATGAGGAGGTTGCCAAGTACAATGGCAATGTACAAGAAGTTAAACAACACGAAGAAGAAATACTGGAGCTTCCATGAACTACAGAGTCCCAGCAACACAAACTCAGCTACCCTAGAATAATTTCCTTGATCCATGGTCTCAGGCTACAAGAGCAGTACCTACAGAGAGAAACATTAATAGATTATTATCAACAGCAAGAAAAGTAGACCACAATACTGAAGGGTTTGTCTCAACATTAAAATGATTTAGAGCTAGTCCTATTAGGAAATAGTTTATCTGTAATTTTGACAGATATTTCTTCTGTCAGTTGTCCTTACTAATGAAGGAAAGCTATGAGGTGCAAAGGTAGTAAATCAACAACTCCATTTCATGTATTTGTGGGTTAAATCTGATGCTAAGCAAATAACATATCAGTATTACAAAACCACCTTTCTTCCTATTACTACCTTCCTTGCCCTGCTTCTGTTCATTATCCACTTGGGATTACCAATAAGCAGCTTCGAGTCTTAGAGAATTCTCAAGAGACCAAGTTTGCATTTACTTATCTTTTTCACTGTGGCTTTTAATATGGTTCTCCTTTGCCTCTGACCTTTGTCTACTACTTAATCTCAACAACTACACCATTAAAAGtgtttaatacatattttctctGAAGTTGTGATAGCTGTTTTGAAGTCAACTTCCTTGAAGCTAACATTGtattatatgaaaataagtaaacGGAGATGGCAAATACATCAGAACAGAATATTGATATATAAGGTAATTATAGCAATGAAATGCAAAGATCTGATTTAGTTAAGGTAGTTGAAAAGTAGACCACTTGAAGGCCAACTATAACATGTTATTTTTCACTGCAGAAAACTTCCAAAGGAAGTAATTATATCCAAGATATAGAATTTGTAGGCTTTGATTAGGATTTCTCTAACTTACTAAAATAAggtatattatttgaaaaatattcaacaacACCATACTTTCTCATTAGGCAAAAATTGAGATAATtaacaataagaaataataaataatataatacacaATTGAGATAATAACTTGCTGatagattataaaataatcaattcTGCTTCTGTTCTGTCTGCATCTTCTTTGGAATAATGGAGAAAACACTTCCAAAGAGACAGGAAAGGATttgagattgatttttttttaatttgtgtttagaAACACAAGAATATTTTAACTGAAAGGAAgacaatttttttatatatttttaagaaagaagactCTCACTTTTCAATTTTTGTGTTATAATTAGAAATGATAAGTGTCaatctctgtaaaaaaaaacTGTGGTAAAAAAAGTGATGGTCAGTGAGAAAAACTATTTAACTTGAAAGTGTTTTTACATGCAGTACGTGAGCATCAAACTTTTCACAACAATCTGGTGAGGAGGAAGTATTTGTCCTTAGTTTTCAtataaggaaattgagactcagaaaggttaaTGACCAATATTATACAACTAGCAAGTAACAAATCCAGAAACTCACTCCAGTTCTTCAAAGTTCTTTTCACAGTCCTTGATAGTAGAATCTCTAATGAAACCTAAAGAGTATGGTTTAAGAATAGACAAGTGGAATTATCAAGATTGGAATATGAGAAATTAGTTTAAGAAGTTGATGCAAAACcctattaaatatttctaaatgtacCATAAATGCACTTTGTGATAACAGCACTTTCTAGTTACAAAGGTAGGAGGGggatatgtattttgttttccaaaatggttaaTGCTTTTTGCCTAAAGGGCTAAGTTCTAGCTTAAAATTTATTAACCTGGAAAACCTTATTCCCTGGTAATATTTTCTAACTGGGTTATTGCTATATTGAACTTTACAGAGATTCTCCCCCaaagaagcatgaaaaaaaaaaaaaaacagtcaagtgAATGAACAATGAATGCTGTGACAACATAACTAAAATGGAACCATTCCAAAGAATCTTTAGATCAATAATTATCACTTGGAGTGAGAAGGGGCATCTACCCTGGACCATTCTCTTGTGGGGAAGGGAATTCATATTCAAAAGGATAAAGTATGGGTTTAAGAAAAGATTGGGAGTAAAACTCTTCTtgaccatattttttaaattttttagtcaGTCACCTATGAAATGACAACTTTATTTTAGTGAAAGTGAATGAGAAATAGATATGGGagacaggagaagaaaaatgtcagAAATCTTCACAGAGAGTGACACTGCATCCTTCTACTGAATGCCAATTTTGCCTAGGTGCTGGACTGGGCTGGGATGAACTAGGATAAATATAAAGTGATGTTAGTATGTTTTTGTAGAGTCTCCTTTACTccattttttggaagaaaaaaaaaacttagaaccAAAACTATCAGCTCAAATGTTACAGAACTTGATCCTTAAACCATTTTCCATTATACCCAAGTGAAATTTTCTGTACCACATTAACATGGATGTAAATATTTTGCAGTCAGGGCGAAGAAATTTTCACAAAACTGTAAGTCCAAATATTATAAGCCGTTGCTCTAAGTTTCTCTCTGTAGCTAAAGGTcatattaatattttccaaagagaaaatcccaagcaaatggatcaagaaaattgttgatataaaataaagaaaacatacctGATTTAATATCTGAAGATTTTTAAGGATGTTGAAATAAGTGTTGGCTAGTTTCAAATCAAATTCTCTTATAAGAGAGCTGTATgaaatgtgtacatatttttgAGCTGAGCTATCATAACTATAATAAATATTGACTTAGGCAGACTTCCTCTCAGCTCTCTGTTTCACCCTTTTCCCTTTTatcatttctctatttcattctAGACTGGGGATTGAACTGGGACTATGGGAGGATAGATGTGTCCCATGGTGAATGTTTTTGTCATTAGATATTCACTAGCTTGTTGAACAGGGAAAATGGCATAAGTCCGAGAACCAAACCACTTTTACCTTTCTCTCAACAACAACACAGGCATTTCCCCTGTGTCTTTCTTATTACCAATTACATGCACTATGTTCTGATGGTTTTAGGGAAATTTTGACATGTAGGGATTTCTGAAATACTTCATCAAGAATTGAATTTTTAGTGATACTCCCCATCTTagtgggaaaaatagaaaaactcagAGAATATCTAATCCCCCACAATGGGGATGTATAATGAATTCCTCTTTTAATCTTTCTGTTAAACACCATTAATAGAGTATCCAGTGTGGATATATTTGTATTCTTAGCATAAATTCTACTTAATTATGATGTGTTATATGAGAATATCATAGCCTGTGTTTGATATGCTAATTTTTATGCAGGATTATTGCATATAGTTTTACAAGTGACATTGGCCTGTAGTATTTTGGAGTTATTTGTGCTACCACATCCAGTTTGGTATTGAGACAACGATAGGTTCATAAAATAAGTTGGAGTACTCAGAAAAGTCTTTTTATACCCTAGTCTTATCTGTTCTTTGAAGGATTGGAAGACATTGTACATAAACTTGAGTTTGTCTTGTGACATTGtagattaacttttttttttcctctgagactgaaatgtttttattttaatatatcataGTAAAACATTAAACAGCAGATGCATGGCTATTTTCATTTGATGTTCTCCAGATTTTTCCTTGTCTATCTTATAATTGGTGTTTTAGGATATTTGAGTATTTGTTAGAAGCAGAATTGGATAGATACAGCCCTACAAAACGGATATGTCCTCCCCTGAAAAAAGTTGGATGAAAATCTTCACAACAAATTGAAATACACAGATAACAGGGACAAAATTTAGTTTCCACATGCTAAACATAATACATGAAATCTCTTCATGTTTGCAGTATCTGCGAATGTAATCAAGGTATAATCTTTGGCTGGTGTTAtatgcctgtattttttttcaatggtaCACCAGAAAAGGACTGGCATTCTACTTCTACCATAGTTAAAGTTCACCCTATTAATTTCCACAACATGTTCTCTGGAAGTAGGAGGAAAACGAGAAAGAGGATCAGATCTTTCTATGAAACTGGTATTTGGTGCCATATGTAAGCCTGACTAATGGTCTTCTAGAAGCTGTAAAATAGGACATTCTGTGAAAGGTAGGCATGGCAACTGGTTATCATGAATATAACCATCAAGTCAGCAGGGTCTTGAGCTCTCTTTGAAGCTTATTGTGCTGGCCTGCCCCAGAAGATGTCTGCATTACTCTTTTTGCTCAAATTGTTGTGTAGCACAGGACTGCACTAGGATTAATCtatttacaagaaaaaattaaaactacattttatttttacatgtaggGGCTCTACTGAATAACACGCATCTGAATTTTAAGTTGCAAAGGTGTCTGAAAAGTTAATTTTTCACGTGTAccttttttttgaatattttggttcaagaaagaatattttaagcttttaaagtACTTCAGCTCTTAATGTAACTGTACCCATCTGCATTGAAAATCATAACCAATATGGCTGCAGTACACTTCTTAGTAGTATCCAGCACCACTTGCAGAGagattctttaacattttaattgtaCTTGGGTATAGGACTCTAGTGTACTTGGGTGTACTGCATAGCAATATGCAAAAACAAGTAGAAGAGGCATTATACTGATGCTTGTCTGATAATATCACGTCTGTGTTAATGGAAGGTTTTGTGATGTATGAAacttgtgtttttatatataagtGAATATGGTTACATTAATGTTGTAATGCTTAACTTTAGCTATAAATAATTAAGTTATGTACATGAGGGACTTCTGATTTGTTGCAGTGTGCAGTCCTAGTTTTTACTTACATTAAAGCATTCTGTTTAGTTTTCAATTCTATGTGCCTTAGTTCTCAGTTAGATCTTCAGATGTGTACAGATAGTTCATATTTATGTGTTGCATGTAATCATGCTACTTAGCATTAATGCTTTTTGTATTATATAAACAACAAAAGCTATCTACAGAGGGAAACTTGTACTTgtttgaattggtgttttcaaAATCCTTGGgtaatacccagtagtgaaattactggattgtgtggtaattctatttttaatttttgagaaactttcatactattttccacagtggctgcacctatatgtattcctaccaacagtggcatgagatgtttctttttctctacatccttgccaacactgttgtttcttgtgttttttattgtaggcattctgacaggtgtgaggtggtatctcattgtggttttgatttgcattctcctgataattagtgatgttgagcatgttttcttatgtctgttggccatctgatcattttccttggagaaatgtctattcatgtcttctgcccatttttaattgtattatttgatttcttgggtattgagtttaagaagttctttatatattttggaaactaaccctttttcagatatgtcatttgcaaacaacTTCTCCCACTCAGCAgcttgtctttcagttttgttggttgcttcctttgctctgcagaaactttttattttgatatagacccaatagtttttttttttattttaatttcccttgcctccgaAGTCATATCTAGGATACTGCTGTTACACCCAGTAAGAGAAATTACTctctgtgctctcttctgggaccgttatgatttcaggtctcatatttaggtctttaatctgttttgagtttgtttttgtgtatggtgtgagaaagtggtccagtttcatttttttgcaccTAGGTGTCCagtttcccaccaccatttgccAAAGAGACAATcgttttcccattgcatattcttgcctcctttgtcatagattaattgaccatataattgtgagtttatttatgggttctctattatgttccatttctatgtgtctatttttgtgccagtaccatagcaTTTAGAttattgcagctttgtagtatatcttgaaatacaggattatgatacctccagttttgttctttttcaagattgctcttGCTATTCAGGATCTTCGGTGGTTTCATACacatttttggattgttctaattttttgaaaaatgctgttggtactttgatagggattgaattaaatctgtagattgctttgggtagtatcggtgtataaacaatatttgttctcccactccatgagtatggaatagcTTTCCATTGgtttcatcttcaatttcttttatcagtattTTGTAGTTGTCAGAGAacagatctttcatctccttggttaaatttattcatatgtatttcattctttttgatgccattgtgaatggaattgttattttaatttctctttctgctacttcgttttaagtgtatagaaatgcaacagacttctgtatattgattttgtatcctgtgactttactgaatttatttaacaGTTGTAGAAGCTTTCTGGGTTTTAtgtgtataatatcatgttatgtgcaaatagtgaaaatttacttctttattaccTATAATgatgtctcttatttctttttcttgtctgattgttgtagctagaacttctagtattatgttgaataaaagtggtgagagtgtacatccttatcttgttcctgaccttagaggaaaagttcATAGCGTTTAAttattgagtatgatattagctgtgggttttcattatagcctttattatgttgagttatgttccctctaaacctactttgttgagggcttttatcatgaatggatattgtaatttgtccaatgctttttctgaatctattgaaatgatcatttggtttttattctttctcttattgatgtaatgtatcacattgctTGATTTGCAAACCACCCTTACATCACAGGAATAAATCCCCATTGATTgcagtgaatgttttttttttttttgatatattgttggttgtttgctaatattttgtcgaggatttttgcatctatgttcatcaaagatattggcctgtagttttcttttcttgtagtgtctttatctagattggtatcagggtaatgctggtgccctacaatgaatttggaagctttccttctgttttttggaatagtttgagaatagataTCAACTCTTCtccaaatgtttggtagaaatcacctgtgaatccatctggtcctggtcgTTTGTATGTTggcagttttttgattactgattcagtttcattagATAACCAgtcagttcaaattttctgtttcttcctgattcattcggttatatgtttctaggaattttttcatttcttctaggttgtcccatttgttggcataaaatttttcataacaaTACCtgtaatcctttgtatttctgtttggTGAGTTGCTGTTCAtctcttatttctgattttgattgagtcctccccacccctcaatgAGTCTGgataaaggtttatcaattttgttgatgttaTCAAATAACctactcctggtttcattgatctgttctattgtttttaaatttttttttaatttatttcttctctaatctttattatttcctcgcTGCCAGTGTTTTagggttttgttgttctttttctagctgtttgctataaactttcctcttagaacagcttttgctgtatcccaaagactTTTaccattgtgttttgattttcatttgtttccttgtattttttttaatttcctttttgatttcttggttgacttgTTCATTGTTTGGTAGTATGTTATTTAACGTCCatgtatttgtgtcctttccagattttttcttgtgttgatttcTAGTCTCCAAGAATTGTGATTCAAAaggatgcatggtatgacttcagtcttcttaaattcaTTAAgctttgttttgtggcctaacttcatctattctggagaatgttccatgtgcacatgaaaacaatgtgtattctgctctttaaggatggaatgttctgaatataaaatcattctgatccaatgtgtcattcaaagccactgtttccttgttgattatcTGTTTAGAAAGTCCCCTTTAtaattgtattactattgattactttctttatgtttgttattagctgctgtATGTATTTGGTTACTCCTATTTTGGGCACATAactgtttacaattgttatatcttcttgttaaattgttctttttataattacacactgtcctcctttgtcttttgttacagtctttgttttaaagtctattttttctgatataaatattgctaccccaGCGTCATTTTCACTTCCATATGCATGATAAAcgcttttccatctcttcacattcaatctgtatgtctttaggtctgaaattagtctcttgtaggAAGAATATATATGGGTCttggttctttatccattctgtcactctgtgtctttcagttggagtatttagtccatttacatacaAAATGCATTTATATACAAAGTAATTTAagagttctctgttcctttcttctcttgctctctttcataaTTTGTTTGGTCTCTTTaatgatatacttggattccttttcctttcatttttgcatatatattactggtttttgctttgtggttgccattaggtttatatataaatcTTATGCATTTAGCcatctgtattaagttgatggtcacttaagtttgagcCCATTCTAAAAGCAGTAAATTTTCACTCCTCTCCCTGCATGCTTTAGgcatatggtgtcatactttacatccttttatattGTGAATCCCTTGAAtagtttttatagatatacttaattttactgcttttgtgcttcttatttttattcctgcttataatcttttctttccactcaaagagtcctcttAAACATTTCTTGTGAGA includes:
- the LOC106969830 gene encoding olfactory receptor 4K15-like, which gives rise to MDQGNYSRVAEFVLLGLCSSWKLQYFFFVLFNFLYIAIVLGNLLIVLTVISEPALHTPMYIMLGNLSVLDVFLATYATPKMIHDFIYESKTISFEGCMAQIFLLHVFAGGEMVLLVAMAYDRYVAICKPLHYTTIMNLYKCTGLVVGSWVIGIMHSLSQLAFTINLPFCGPNIVDSYYCDLTLVIKLACTDTYVPELLMLLDSGLMGVTSFLLLLISYTVILITVQHHSSVGRAKARSILTAHITVVTLFFGPCIFIYAWPFSNFPVDKVLSVFSTVFTPILNPIIYTLRNKEVKSAMHKLKTRYVSYRLLSHLSLTRLIC